In Horticoccus luteus, the following proteins share a genomic window:
- a CDS encoding glycosyltransferase, translating to MPERRPPRLEHYTGIFFDEIHPGSAWMRDTAVLRLPPLRQSVELVLRGEFITLSNAGALPRAEVLLGRRRVARLAPTSPGPFAIALTASAAQAAHGLHLTLKLRGVALTNAAAWLGRLFAGWPGAGRLQRFRAQTKNRQLRVLRLETAAGELIYDFANRTAPISAAFKRRYLHLGLNIAGFFRADLGVAESARCMVRAADAANLNVALIELRLPCKNPATDDTYTPRLATAAPESVNVIHLDAPVSRDVDHYHPGLRAGRYNIGYWAWELPDFPDVWVPHARYFDEIWAPSRFAADAIAAKVPVPVLPMPHAIGFTRPTAAPPELRAKFALPRDGFLFLFLCDLNSYAERKNPRAVLEAFRRSGLAGTGAALVIKVHNVTGNEADLAALEAAARDLPGTTLLARTLPRHEIYELEAACDAFVSLHRAEGFGLALAECMFLERPVIATNWSATTEFLNAANGCPVDYRLVPVARSHGPYTQGQAWADPDLDHAADWMRRLAGDRALAQRLGAAARATMEEHFSPAVIGERYRRRLEAIATW from the coding sequence GCGAATTCATCACGCTGTCCAACGCCGGGGCGCTCCCGCGCGCCGAGGTGTTGCTCGGCCGCCGCCGCGTGGCGCGTCTCGCCCCAACGTCTCCCGGGCCGTTCGCCATCGCCCTCACCGCCTCCGCCGCGCAAGCCGCGCACGGCCTGCACCTCACGCTCAAACTCCGCGGCGTCGCACTCACCAACGCCGCCGCCTGGCTCGGACGCCTCTTCGCTGGCTGGCCCGGCGCGGGCCGGCTGCAACGGTTCCGCGCGCAAACCAAAAACCGTCAGTTGCGCGTGCTGCGACTCGAGACCGCCGCCGGCGAGCTGATCTACGATTTCGCCAACCGCACCGCGCCCATTTCCGCCGCCTTCAAGCGCCGCTACCTTCACCTCGGTCTCAACATTGCCGGGTTTTTCCGCGCCGACCTCGGCGTCGCAGAGAGCGCGCGCTGCATGGTCCGCGCCGCCGACGCCGCGAACCTCAACGTCGCGCTCATCGAACTCCGCCTCCCCTGCAAAAACCCCGCGACCGACGACACCTACACGCCCCGCCTCGCCACCGCCGCGCCCGAATCGGTCAACGTCATCCATCTCGACGCCCCCGTCTCCCGCGACGTCGATCACTATCATCCCGGTCTGCGCGCCGGCCGTTATAACATCGGCTATTGGGCGTGGGAGCTGCCCGATTTTCCCGACGTCTGGGTGCCGCACGCACGTTATTTCGACGAAATCTGGGCGCCCTCGCGCTTCGCCGCCGACGCCATCGCCGCCAAAGTCCCCGTGCCTGTCCTGCCGATGCCGCACGCGATCGGCTTCACGCGCCCGACCGCCGCGCCTCCCGAGTTGCGCGCCAAATTCGCCCTCCCGCGCGACGGATTTCTTTTCCTCTTTCTCTGCGATCTCAACTCCTACGCCGAACGCAAAAACCCCCGCGCCGTCCTCGAAGCCTTCCGCCGCAGCGGTCTCGCCGGCACTGGCGCCGCGCTCGTCATCAAGGTGCACAACGTCACCGGCAACGAAGCCGATCTCGCCGCCCTCGAAGCCGCCGCCCGCGATCTCCCCGGCACCACGCTCCTCGCGCGCACGCTGCCGCGCCACGAAATCTACGAACTCGAAGCCGCGTGCGACGCCTTCGTCTCGCTGCATCGCGCCGAAGGTTTCGGACTCGCGCTCGCCGAGTGCATGTTTCTCGAACGCCCGGTGATCGCCACCAACTGGTCCGCCACCACCGAATTTCTCAATGCCGCCAACGGCTGTCCCGTCGACTACCGCCTCGTGCCCGTGGCCCGCAGTCACGGGCCCTACACGCAAGGCCAGGCGTGGGCCGACCCCGACCTCGATCACGCCGCCGACTGGATGCGCCGCCTCGCCGGCGACCGCGCCCTCGCGCAACGCCTCGGCGCCGCCGCCCGCGCCACGATGGAAGAACACTTCTCGCCCGCCGTCATCGGCGAACGCTACCGCCGCCGTCTCGAAGCCATCGCCACGTGGTGA
- a CDS encoding glycosyltransferase family 39 protein gives MRKKNGTVTPATTQKMDALRPPDSPACPPRLWPRSLVALVLLVALAAYGAFMFPRLGAVAGGSDSSGYLNNARLLAQRRVTVPARPVAGAEPLSVGAREPLGFHPSTDDTALTPTYPTGFPLLILAATTFTTWTAAPNVVAGAHLLAGLLLTYLLARACGLRRPWAALAFLLLASSPLFPFIGLQAMSDVPALVWIAAAVLAALHARRHAAWAVAAGFAFGLAVLIRPTNALALLPLALALGGSWRRWLGFGLGGAPAAAFFAAYNHAAYGSMLATGYGNPGTDFSRHFFIGTLGHYVVWLPVLLTPVVLAGLALPFMRSLAPIPVRRVLLAWVAVFLGFFACYRFTSETWWYLRFLLPAFPALIIGALLVLQAITPRARSLLWPASVWALAACAIIAIGAGGMRSLRALKSGRDESSYVEVSRWAQSHLPADAVIVCMQNSGALFYYTDFALLRWDWVKPDDFRHIAAANAAAPHPIYALLQDFEVPTAFHHHLPGRWEVVDQVRNVTIWKLRPSS, from the coding sequence ATGCGGAAGAAGAATGGCACGGTTACACCCGCGACAACGCAAAAGATGGACGCCCTCCGCCCGCCCGACTCTCCCGCCTGCCCTCCGCGCCTCTGGCCGCGCTCCCTCGTCGCGCTCGTCCTGCTCGTCGCGCTCGCCGCTTACGGCGCCTTCATGTTTCCGCGGCTCGGCGCCGTCGCGGGCGGCTCCGATTCCTCCGGCTATCTCAACAACGCCCGCCTGCTCGCGCAACGCCGGGTCACGGTCCCGGCCCGCCCCGTCGCGGGCGCGGAGCCACTCAGTGTCGGCGCGCGCGAGCCGCTTGGCTTTCATCCTTCCACCGACGACACCGCGCTCACCCCGACCTATCCCACGGGCTTTCCGCTGCTGATTCTCGCCGCAACGACGTTCACCACCTGGACCGCCGCGCCCAACGTTGTCGCCGGGGCGCATCTGCTCGCCGGACTTCTCCTCACATATCTGCTGGCGCGCGCCTGCGGCCTGCGCCGGCCGTGGGCCGCGCTCGCGTTTCTCCTGCTCGCGTCATCGCCGCTCTTTCCCTTTATCGGCTTGCAGGCGATGAGCGATGTGCCCGCGCTCGTCTGGATCGCCGCCGCGGTGCTCGCGGCCCTGCATGCGCGTCGCCACGCCGCGTGGGCCGTCGCCGCCGGGTTCGCGTTTGGGCTTGCCGTTCTCATCCGCCCGACGAACGCCCTCGCGCTCCTTCCGCTCGCGCTTGCCCTCGGCGGGTCGTGGCGCCGCTGGCTCGGCTTCGGCCTCGGCGGTGCCCCTGCCGCCGCGTTTTTCGCGGCTTACAACCACGCTGCCTACGGCTCGATGCTGGCCACGGGCTACGGCAATCCCGGCACCGATTTCTCGCGCCATTTCTTCATCGGCACACTCGGTCACTACGTCGTCTGGCTGCCGGTATTGCTTACTCCCGTCGTGCTCGCGGGTCTCGCGTTGCCCTTCATGCGGTCCCTCGCGCCCATCCCCGTGAGACGCGTGCTGCTCGCGTGGGTCGCGGTCTTTCTCGGCTTTTTCGCGTGTTACCGTTTCACTTCGGAAACGTGGTGGTATCTGCGTTTTCTCCTGCCGGCGTTTCCGGCCTTGATCATCGGCGCCTTGCTCGTGCTGCAAGCCATCACGCCGCGCGCGCGCTCGCTCCTCTGGCCCGCGTCGGTCTGGGCGCTGGCGGCCTGCGCCATCATCGCGATCGGGGCCGGCGGCATGCGTTCCCTCCGCGCGCTCAAATCCGGCCGCGACGAATCCAGCTACGTTGAGGTGAGCCGCTGGGCCCAATCTCACCTTCCCGCCGATGCCGTCATCGTCTGCATGCAAAACAGCGGCGCGCTTTTCTATTATACCGACTTTGCCCTCTTGCGGTGGGATTGGGTTAAGCCGGATGACTTCCGCCACATCGCCGCGGCCAACGCCGCCGCGCCGCACCCGATTTACGCGTTGTTGCAGGATTTCGAGGTGCCAACGGCGTTTCACCATCATCTCCCCGGCCGCTGGGAAGTCGTGGACCAGGTGCGCAACGTCACGATCTGGAAACTTCGCCCGTCCTCGTGA
- a CDS encoding glycosyltransferase — MLLLDLTHTSHTGARTGIQQLTRALHAQLAGRVEPVTRDPYLNVWRRLESWERANLDDTAATTSRSARWPRWIKWRGRVLHASGLAARRSLQGQAAGLIVPELFSPTVARSLPALFAHVAGPRVAVFYDAIPLKLPELTPAATVARFPGYLRELLAFDGIAAISEDSRAALVDYWEWLGVASPPVVSALPLGITPPLLSAESAVAPEAVPIVLSVGSIEGRKNHVALFEACEQLWAAGRRFELRIIGLAQRPTGTRGLERLQALQAAGRPLRYDGAASDATVRSAYAGCAFTVYPSLMEGFGLPVLESLGYGKPCICSARGALGEAAAGGGCLTLPHVDAFSLAAAIDELLSAPERRAALTAEARRRRFRTWSEYAQALVAFTQSVPVRRTGN, encoded by the coding sequence ATGCTCCTGCTCGATCTCACGCACACGAGCCACACCGGCGCGCGCACCGGCATTCAGCAGCTCACGCGCGCGTTGCATGCCCAACTCGCCGGTCGCGTCGAGCCCGTGACGCGCGATCCGTATCTCAACGTCTGGCGCCGGCTCGAATCATGGGAGCGCGCCAACCTCGACGACACGGCCGCAACGACCTCCCGCTCTGCCCGCTGGCCGCGTTGGATCAAGTGGCGCGGGCGTGTGCTCCACGCGAGCGGACTCGCCGCCCGCCGGAGCCTTCAAGGTCAGGCCGCCGGCCTCATCGTGCCGGAACTTTTTTCGCCGACCGTCGCGCGCAGTCTGCCCGCATTGTTTGCCCATGTGGCCGGCCCGCGCGTCGCCGTGTTTTACGACGCGATTCCGCTCAAACTTCCGGAGCTCACGCCGGCCGCAACCGTCGCGCGCTTCCCCGGTTACTTGCGCGAATTGCTCGCGTTCGACGGCATCGCAGCGATTTCCGAGGATTCGCGGGCGGCGCTCGTGGATTACTGGGAATGGCTCGGCGTCGCCTCGCCGCCTGTTGTCAGCGCCCTCCCGCTCGGCATCACTCCGCCCCTCCTCTCCGCCGAGTCCGCCGTCGCGCCCGAGGCCGTGCCCATTGTGTTGAGCGTGGGCAGCATCGAAGGACGAAAGAACCACGTCGCCCTCTTCGAGGCGTGCGAGCAACTCTGGGCGGCCGGTCGCCGTTTCGAGCTCCGCATCATCGGCCTCGCGCAGCGCCCGACCGGCACACGCGGACTGGAGCGGTTGCAGGCGCTCCAAGCGGCCGGGCGGCCCCTGCGCTACGATGGTGCCGCGAGCGATGCCACGGTCCGCTCCGCCTACGCTGGTTGCGCCTTCACCGTTTACCCGTCGCTGATGGAAGGTTTCGGCCTGCCCGTGCTCGAAAGTCTCGGTTACGGGAAACCGTGCATCTGTTCGGCGCGGGGAGCGCTCGGCGAGGCCGCGGCGGGAGGCGGATGTCTCACGCTTCCGCACGTCGATGCCTTCTCCCTCGCCGCCGCCATCGACGAATTGCTTTCCGCACCCGAACGGCGCGCTGCACTCACCGCCGAAGCCCGCCGCCGCCGCTTTCGCACCTGGTCCGAATACGCGCAGGCGTTGGTTGCCTTTACGCAGTCGGTTCCCGTGCGCCGCACCGGAAATTAG
- a CDS encoding aminotransferase class I/II-fold pyridoxal phosphate-dependent enzyme, which translates to MALPFFSRSKNPVLERCRDDYLTKMRLKYAPYYHALGVPHGTTLPYEGHDVIMLSSNDYLGLSTHPKVIEAARNATLEWGTSTTGARSSNGSRTFHLELEERLAAFLEREACHVHSAGYLSCLTCLATFPQKGDVVFADKNLHSCMWDGLRLSHATVERFSHNNPDDLREVAAATHSPAPKILALEGVYSMEGHTCRLPELLAIGEPHGCFSIVDDAHGFGVLGRQGRGTVDHFQLNDRVDIICGSLSKSLASVGGFVAGSRDLIEYLRSNSKQTIFSAAIPPGQAAAAQAALEIMQTEPWHHERLWANTRRYRAMLQDLKLDIWGSETPAIPIVLGSKERVYIFWRALLEKGVFTVMSIAPAVPAGKDLIRTAISATHTDEQMDKIHDALVYALKKL; encoded by the coding sequence ATGGCGCTTCCGTTTTTCAGCCGCAGCAAGAACCCCGTTCTCGAACGCTGTCGCGACGATTACCTCACCAAGATGCGGTTGAAATACGCGCCGTATTATCACGCGTTGGGCGTGCCCCACGGCACGACGCTGCCCTACGAGGGCCACGACGTGATCATGCTTTCGAGCAATGATTATCTCGGCCTCTCGACGCACCCCAAAGTCATCGAAGCCGCGCGCAACGCGACCCTCGAGTGGGGCACCAGCACGACGGGCGCACGCTCGTCGAACGGTTCGCGCACGTTTCACCTCGAACTCGAAGAACGCCTCGCCGCCTTCCTCGAACGCGAGGCCTGCCACGTGCATTCCGCCGGCTACCTCTCGTGCCTCACCTGCCTCGCCACGTTTCCGCAGAAAGGTGACGTCGTTTTCGCCGACAAAAATCTGCACTCCTGCATGTGGGACGGCTTGCGCCTCTCCCACGCCACGGTCGAGCGGTTCTCGCACAACAATCCCGACGACCTGCGCGAAGTCGCCGCCGCCACGCACTCCCCGGCACCGAAGATCCTCGCCCTCGAGGGCGTCTATTCGATGGAAGGCCACACCTGTCGACTGCCTGAACTGCTCGCGATCGGCGAACCGCACGGCTGTTTCAGCATCGTGGACGACGCCCATGGCTTCGGCGTCCTCGGGCGGCAGGGCCGCGGCACGGTCGACCACTTCCAACTCAATGACCGCGTCGACATCATCTGCGGCAGCCTCTCCAAATCCCTCGCGAGCGTCGGCGGCTTCGTCGCGGGTTCGCGCGATTTGATCGAGTATCTGCGCTCCAATTCCAAGCAGACCATCTTCAGCGCCGCGATTCCCCCCGGCCAGGCCGCCGCCGCGCAAGCGGCCCTTGAGATCATGCAGACGGAGCCGTGGCACCACGAACGCCTGTGGGCCAACACCCGCCGCTACCGCGCGATGCTGCAAGACCTCAAACTTGACATCTGGGGCAGCGAAACTCCCGCGATTCCCATTGTCCTCGGCTCAAAGGAACGCGTCTACATCTTCTGGCGCGCTCTCCTCGAGAAAGGCGTTTTCACGGTCATGTCGATCGCCCCCGCTGTGCCCGCCGGCAAGGATCTCATTCGCACCGCGATCTCCGCGACCCACACCGACGAGCAAATGGATAAAATCCACGATGCGCTCGTCTACGCGTTGAAGAAACTCTGA
- a CDS encoding glycosyltransferase has protein sequence MIFYDVTKAGRGGPRSGLMRTSERVRIALGAAVTPVRWGEWDPRVMGESDWFLTAELFAPDERVGMNAFLAAQGARTAALYHDAIPMKLPHVTWPQSVARHPHYLKMLGQFGRVLANSEASRGELEHYWRWLGRENAPAVTALTLGADFDGQPRQAGPEPEERVSLLCVGIIEPRKNQLLLLEACERVWREGLDFRLHVAGRMNPHFGRATVAAIKAARRRGRAVVWHEAPDDAALRKLYRGASVAVFPTQAEGCGLPVVEALWQGVPCVCSDLPVLREHERGGGCVYVRSGEVDAWAEAVRAVVGQAELRRQLRAAAATRPLPTWADTARQVRAALGC, from the coding sequence GTGATTTTCTACGACGTCACCAAAGCCGGCCGGGGCGGTCCGCGCTCCGGTTTGATGCGCACCAGCGAACGCGTGCGCATCGCGCTCGGGGCAGCGGTCACGCCGGTGCGTTGGGGCGAGTGGGATCCGCGTGTGATGGGGGAAAGCGATTGGTTTCTGACGGCGGAGCTGTTTGCACCGGATGAGCGCGTGGGGATGAACGCATTTCTCGCCGCCCAAGGAGCCCGGACGGCGGCGCTTTATCACGACGCCATTCCGATGAAACTGCCGCACGTGACGTGGCCCCAGAGCGTGGCGCGTCATCCGCATTATCTGAAAATGCTGGGACAGTTTGGTCGGGTGTTGGCGAATTCGGAGGCGAGCCGGGGCGAGCTCGAACATTATTGGCGCTGGCTGGGGAGGGAGAACGCACCAGCGGTCACGGCGCTGACGCTGGGCGCGGATTTTGACGGACAACCGCGCCAGGCAGGGCCGGAACCGGAGGAAAGGGTGAGTCTGCTTTGCGTTGGCATTATTGAGCCGCGGAAGAATCAGCTCTTGCTGCTGGAGGCGTGCGAACGGGTATGGCGGGAGGGCCTGGATTTCCGTTTGCACGTGGCGGGTCGGATGAATCCGCATTTCGGGCGCGCCACAGTGGCGGCGATCAAGGCGGCGCGGCGGCGCGGGCGCGCGGTCGTCTGGCACGAAGCGCCGGACGATGCGGCACTGCGAAAGCTTTATCGGGGTGCGAGCGTGGCGGTTTTTCCAACCCAGGCCGAAGGGTGTGGCCTGCCGGTGGTGGAGGCGTTGTGGCAGGGCGTGCCGTGCGTGTGCAGCGATTTGCCGGTGTTGCGCGAACACGAACGCGGCGGCGGGTGCGTCTACGTGCGCAGCGGCGAGGTCGACGCGTGGGCGGAGGCCGTCCGGGCGGTCGTCGGGCAGGCGGAGTTGCGTCGGCAATTGCGCGCCGCGGCCGCGACGCGTCCGCTACCGACGTGGGCGGACACGGCCCGGCAGGTGCGGGCGGCTCTCGGGTGCTGA
- the trpE gene encoding anthranilate synthase component I — protein sequence MNIHPTKEAFLHLAEAGNVIPVYTDLMADFETPVSAYAKLREAGPSYLLESIEGGERLSRYSFIGCRPRKIFICGPEKTEIREAGRPAQHLATPADPLTLLEHEMSTYRPVSLPGMPRFTGGAVGFVSYEYATRIEPTVPAAPVDELKTPLLYFILSDSLLIFDRAKQTLRLCVNAHVSDRADAAAAYDRAIAELHHLYALLKQPRGLSPAPLVDPGRPDVPPGNFTPQGFERAVTACQEFIRAGDIIQAVPSQRFVRPFARSALDLYRALRTVNPSPYMFILDAGDFAIVGASPEVHVRLTDGLVEIRPIAGTRPRGATVEQDAIYEQELLADEKERAEHLMLVDLARNDIGRVCQFGTIRVPEFMVVERYSHVMHIVSQVEGSIDPARNAFDLLRATFPAGTVTGAPKVRAMQIIAAQEPSQRGFYAGALGNIGYDGNMDTCITLRTALLKDGHIYIQAGAGVVADSVPASEYQETINKAGALLKAVALAEQFAS from the coding sequence ATGAACATCCATCCGACCAAGGAAGCCTTTCTCCATCTCGCCGAGGCCGGGAATGTCATCCCTGTTTACACCGACCTGATGGCGGACTTCGAAACGCCTGTCTCCGCCTACGCCAAGCTCCGCGAAGCCGGTCCCTCGTATTTGCTGGAATCCATCGAAGGCGGCGAACGCCTCTCGCGTTACAGCTTTATCGGTTGCCGGCCGCGCAAAATCTTCATCTGCGGCCCGGAGAAAACGGAAATCCGCGAGGCCGGTCGTCCCGCGCAGCATCTCGCGACGCCCGCTGATCCGCTGACCCTGCTGGAGCACGAGATGAGCACGTATCGGCCGGTGTCCCTTCCCGGCATGCCCCGGTTCACCGGCGGCGCCGTTGGCTTCGTCAGCTACGAATACGCCACGCGCATCGAGCCCACCGTGCCCGCCGCCCCGGTGGATGAGCTGAAAACGCCTCTCCTCTATTTCATCCTCTCCGACTCGCTGCTCATTTTCGACCGCGCGAAACAGACCCTCCGCCTCTGCGTCAACGCCCACGTCTCCGACCGCGCCGACGCAGCCGCCGCCTACGACCGCGCCATCGCCGAGCTGCACCACCTTTACGCGTTGCTGAAACAGCCGCGCGGCCTCTCGCCCGCCCCGCTCGTCGATCCCGGCCGCCCGGACGTGCCGCCCGGCAATTTCACGCCTCAAGGCTTCGAACGCGCCGTCACCGCGTGTCAGGAATTCATCCGCGCGGGCGACATCATTCAAGCGGTGCCCTCCCAGCGCTTCGTGCGGCCGTTTGCCCGCTCCGCCCTCGATCTCTACCGGGCGCTGCGCACGGTCAACCCGTCGCCCTACATGTTTATCTTGGATGCGGGCGACTTCGCCATCGTCGGCGCTTCGCCGGAAGTGCATGTGCGCCTCACGGACGGACTGGTGGAGATTCGCCCGATCGCGGGCACCCGGCCCCGCGGCGCGACCGTCGAACAGGATGCGATCTACGAACAAGAACTCCTCGCCGACGAAAAGGAACGCGCCGAACACCTCATGCTCGTTGATCTCGCGCGCAACGACATCGGCCGCGTCTGCCAGTTTGGCACGATCCGCGTGCCCGAATTCATGGTCGTCGAACGCTACTCGCACGTGATGCACATCGTTTCGCAGGTCGAAGGCAGCATCGACCCGGCGCGCAATGCCTTCGATCTGCTCCGCGCCACTTTCCCCGCCGGCACCGTCACCGGTGCGCCCAAAGTCCGGGCCATGCAGATCATCGCCGCCCAGGAACCCTCTCAACGCGGTTTCTACGCCGGCGCCCTCGGCAATATCGGTTACGACGGCAATATGGACACGTGCATCACCCTGCGCACAGCGCTCCTCAAGGACGGTCACATCTATATTCAAGCCGGCGCCGGCGTCGTGGCCGATTCAGTTCCCGCGTCCGAATATCAGGAGACGATCAACAAGGCGGGCGCCCTCCTCAAAGCCGTCGCGCTTGCGGAGCAGTTCGCGTCCTAA
- a CDS encoding sigma-70 family RNA polymerase sigma factor — MALKSKYKRTFSEPDESNELVPPAAPTGNAAPSFLERNEPAPAAESAPLERSNLQLYLQEIGKTALLTIQEEIVLAKRIRRGDKAARDHMISANLRLVVKIAMDYKDFGLPLLDLISEGNIGLVKAVERFDPRKGGKLSTYAAWWIKQSIKRALANQSKTIRLPVHLVDKISKMRRTAMALTEQLGREPTDEEIAIEMQIPTSKVAHLKSVSVRPASLDAPVGDESDSATFGEIVGDENATSPFENLREKNLNEDLREMVDSLDKREAEIIRLRFGLDGKDELTLEEVGKRFNVTRERIRQLEYLALTKMRKAMTKNETIRSVDEIEEDERLRQRMAIIREFVESKSRPAGAARARAGRN; from the coding sequence ATGGCTCTTAAATCAAAATACAAACGCACCTTTTCCGAGCCTGACGAGTCCAACGAGCTCGTCCCGCCTGCCGCTCCCACCGGCAATGCCGCTCCGTCGTTTCTCGAACGCAACGAGCCGGCCCCTGCGGCCGAATCGGCTCCCCTTGAGCGCAGCAATCTTCAGCTCTACCTCCAGGAAATCGGCAAGACCGCCCTCCTGACCATTCAGGAGGAGATCGTCCTGGCCAAACGCATCCGACGCGGCGACAAGGCCGCGCGCGATCACATGATTTCCGCGAACCTTCGCCTCGTCGTGAAAATCGCGATGGACTACAAGGATTTTGGCCTGCCGCTTCTCGACCTGATCAGCGAAGGTAACATCGGCCTCGTGAAGGCCGTGGAACGCTTCGATCCGCGCAAGGGCGGCAAACTCTCCACTTACGCCGCGTGGTGGATCAAACAGTCCATCAAACGCGCCCTCGCCAACCAGTCGAAGACGATTCGCCTGCCCGTGCACTTGGTGGACAAAATCTCCAAGATGCGCCGCACCGCCATGGCGTTGACCGAGCAACTCGGCCGCGAACCCACCGATGAGGAAATCGCGATCGAGATGCAGATCCCGACCAGCAAGGTCGCGCATCTCAAATCGGTCAGCGTGCGTCCCGCCTCGCTCGACGCGCCCGTCGGCGACGAGTCGGACTCCGCAACGTTCGGCGAAATCGTCGGCGACGAAAACGCGACCAGTCCGTTCGAGAATCTCCGCGAGAAAAACCTCAACGAAGATCTCCGCGAGATGGTCGACTCCCTCGACAAGCGTGAAGCCGAGATCATCCGTTTGCGCTTCGGCCTCGACGGCAAGGACGAGCTGACGCTGGAGGAAGTCGGCAAGCGCTTCAACGTCACCCGCGAACGCATCCGCCAGCTCGAATACCTCGCGCTTACGAAAATGCGGAAAGCGATGACGAAGAACGAAACCATCCGCAGCGTCGATGAGATCGAGGAAGACGAACGCCTGCGCCAGCGCATGGCGATCATCCGCGAATTCGTCGAAAGCAAGAGCCGTCCCGCGGGCGCCGCGCGCGCTCGTGCGGGCCGCAACTAA